In Deltaproteobacteria bacterium, the following proteins share a genomic window:
- a CDS encoding ABC transporter substrate-binding protein — protein sequence MSYSVSNQCWVLRSTQGAPPLITKIFITLLVSLAFLSFSFLSDAKTIRVAIPGYNITQIAFFTAKDRGYYKDEGLDVELIQMTGTLANLALMTGEVPFTTVPAAAMSANLRGANLRVLFSTWERPLFWLMTKTPIRDVKELKGKRMGVPGLNSVGYFLLREYLEKHGMEPGKDYTLIQAGDSAPRLLALQNGVVDATILPLPWNIQAQGAGLYEAASMAKSDIVVPNGSIVIKEELLKSDPILVEQYVRATMKGLRYAAERRASTIPILMRSMKIKEDLAAKAYDAARPALTQDGTFTDASQKKAVESVLRIAGFKESMTPDKFFNFVVTKKVATELQAKGWKPGA from the coding sequence ATTTCGTATTCCGTGTCGAATCAATGTTGGGTTTTAAGAAGCACACAAGGAGCACCCCCCTTGATCACAAAGATCTTCATAACTTTACTTGTTAGTTTAGCGTTCTTATCTTTCTCATTTCTAAGCGACGCCAAAACCATCCGCGTCGCCATCCCCGGCTACAACATCACCCAGATCGCTTTCTTCACCGCCAAAGATCGTGGCTATTACAAAGACGAAGGTCTCGACGTCGAGCTGATTCAGATGACCGGCACGCTGGCCAACCTCGCGCTCATGACCGGCGAAGTGCCTTTCACCACCGTCCCCGCCGCAGCCATGAGCGCTAACCTGCGCGGCGCCAATCTGCGCGTGCTGTTTTCGACCTGGGAGCGGCCGCTGTTTTGGCTCATGACTAAAACGCCGATCCGCGATGTTAAAGAACTAAAGGGCAAAAGGATGGGCGTGCCGGGGTTGAACTCCGTCGGTTATTTCTTGCTGCGCGAGTATCTCGAAAAGCACGGCATGGAGCCGGGCAAGGACTACACGTTGATCCAAGCCGGCGACAGCGCGCCGCGATTGTTAGCGCTGCAGAACGGCGTGGTCGATGCGACGATCTTGCCGCTGCCGTGGAACATCCAAGCCCAAGGCGCCGGCCTCTATGAAGCGGCGTCCATGGCCAAAAGCGACATCGTCGTGCCCAACGGCAGCATCGTCATCAAAGAAGAGCTGCTGAAGAGCGATCCAATACTCGTCGAGCAGTACGTGCGCGCCACCATGAAAGGCCTACGCTACGCCGCCGAGCGCCGAGCCAGCACGATCCCGATCCTGATGCGCAGTATGAAAATCAAAGAAGACTTGGCAGCCAAAGCCTACGACGCCGCCCGCCCTGCGCTGACGCAAGACGGCACGTTTACCGACGCTTCGCAGAAAAAAGCCGTCGAGTCTGTCCTGCGCATCGCCGGTTTTAAAGAAAGCATGACGCCGGATAAGTTTTTCAATTTCGTCGTAACGAAGAAGGTCGCTACCGAATTACAGGCGAAGGGTTGGAAACCGGGCGCGTGA
- a CDS encoding ABC transporter ATP-binding protein: MSNQIHTLPGSDSARAGYVIQAQNVSKTFQTPDEQKVGALENISLDVAAGEFVTVVGPSGCGKSTLIKLIAGLVVPTSGRIIYQGKEVLGLNTKVGYVPQESKLFPWLTVEENVAFGLDSKGYSAKERSERVQYFIRLAGLVGFEKRYPSQLSGGMSKRASIVRALAYDPPVILMDEPFGPLDAQTRMILQDELLKIWEQKRQTIVFVTHDLVEAVALADRVVVMTHRPGQIRDVIQVPMARPRNIFEIHRQDGFDEAHARLWNIFRHELNVKNGAER; this comes from the coding sequence ATGAGTAATCAAATACACACGCTCCCAGGGTCCGATAGCGCACGCGCCGGTTACGTCATTCAAGCGCAGAATGTCAGCAAAACCTTCCAAACCCCGGACGAACAAAAAGTCGGCGCGCTGGAAAACATCTCGCTCGACGTCGCCGCCGGTGAGTTTGTCACCGTCGTCGGTCCGAGCGGCTGCGGCAAGTCCACGCTTATCAAATTAATCGCCGGCCTTGTCGTGCCGACTTCTGGGCGTATCATTTATCAAGGGAAAGAAGTGCTGGGCCTCAACACCAAAGTTGGTTACGTGCCGCAGGAGAGCAAGCTCTTTCCCTGGCTGACCGTCGAGGAAAACGTCGCCTTCGGGCTCGACAGCAAAGGTTACTCGGCGAAAGAACGTTCGGAGCGGGTGCAATATTTTATTCGCCTCGCCGGTCTTGTCGGCTTCGAAAAACGCTACCCATCCCAGCTTTCCGGCGGCATGAGTAAGCGCGCGTCGATCGTGCGCGCGCTCGCCTACGACCCGCCGGTGATTTTGATGGATGAGCCGTTCGGTCCACTCGATGCGCAAACGCGCATGATCTTGCAAGACGAATTGCTGAAAATCTGGGAGCAAAAGCGCCAGACCATCGTGTTTGTCACTCATGATCTGGTTGAGGCCGTGGCCCTCGCCGATCGCGTCGTCGTCATGACTCACCGCCCCGGCCAGATCCGCGACGTCATCCAAGTGCCCATGGCGCGACCAAGAAATATTTTTGAGATTCATCGGCAAGATGGTTTTGACGAGGCCCATGCCCGGTTGTGGAATATTTTCCGGCATGAGTTGAATGTGAAAAACGGCGCTGAACGCTAG
- a CDS encoding ABC transporter permease → MTTDAQTTQVASTRSHRPAWQRVLMIHGIRIFIVGGFFLLWEYASGNWIEAFLISSPSKIWAAFVKVWQSGELATNTWVTFQEIAIGFPIGALTGIWTGYMFGRSKLLADIFEPIIIALYGVPRTALAPLFIVWLGIGIWSKVGVVFILVFFLNFFNTYAGMKQLDQEFVDLARLMGANRWRLSFRVILPAVSPYIITGFKTSIPFSVIGAITGEFIAATEGLGYYIRAAAGVFRTADVFVGIAVLMIIVILMNKVADLIERRVLRWQTQTESVQVQG, encoded by the coding sequence ATGACCACCGACGCCCAGACAACTCAAGTCGCCAGCACACGCAGCCATCGCCCGGCGTGGCAGCGCGTGCTGATGATTCATGGGATCAGAATCTTTATCGTCGGTGGATTTTTCCTGCTCTGGGAGTACGCCTCGGGTAACTGGATCGAAGCGTTTCTTATCAGCAGCCCGAGCAAAATCTGGGCGGCGTTCGTAAAAGTCTGGCAGTCCGGCGAGCTCGCCACCAACACCTGGGTGACCTTTCAGGAAATCGCCATCGGTTTTCCCATCGGTGCACTGACCGGAATCTGGACCGGCTATATGTTCGGCCGGAGCAAGCTTTTGGCGGATATTTTCGAGCCCATCATCATCGCCCTCTACGGCGTGCCACGCACGGCGCTGGCACCGCTGTTCATTGTCTGGCTGGGCATCGGTATCTGGTCGAAAGTTGGCGTGGTTTTTATCCTGGTTTTCTTTCTCAACTTTTTTAATACCTACGCCGGTATGAAACAGCTCGATCAAGAGTTCGTCGACTTGGCGCGCTTGATGGGCGCCAACCGCTGGCGCCTGTCATTTCGCGTCATCCTGCCGGCGGTGTCGCCCTATATCATCACCGGATTCAAAACGAGTATCCCGTTCTCAGTGATCGGCGCCATCACCGGCGAATTCATCGCCGCCACCGAAGGCTTGGGCTACTACATCCGCGCCGCCGCCGGCGTCTTTCGCACTGCCGACGTGTTTGTCGGCATCGCCGTGTTGATGATAATCGTCATCCTGATGAACAAAGTCGCCGATCTGATCGAACGGCGCGTGCTGCGCTGGCAAACTCAAACCGAAAGCGTTCAGGTACAAGGATAA
- a CDS encoding ABC transporter substrate-binding protein: MTKTLCAMAVAILALGAAHARAQQKEEITITTAVSNLAFSAVWVAEQLKYFEQEGVRAKVVVAGGGSQCQSAVVGRSAQYCASSSEGLILAYAEGAPLIAVQTHNRNMTLTVGVRKAIADKLKLTRKSPLAERMAVVNHLGTIGTTGPGAVSEQIFRFIANKVKADPSKLKFAALGGNELVPALMNNVIDGFAQSPPSVEITEAAGKGYALIPLGLGEIPEFTDYPFEVLMARPDYAEANRETTSAVSRAISRAGALYHSKPNEFKAALRAHKFSDKAKLEDDVFNLAYSMVAPAMPRWGNMTTDGWNKVINFAHGAGMLKDRSKIPTATEGLLWTNKFVGKAP, encoded by the coding sequence ATGACGAAAACACTTTGCGCCATGGCTGTCGCCATTCTGGCACTGGGAGCCGCCCATGCCCGCGCTCAGCAGAAAGAAGAGATCACCATCACCACGGCGGTTTCCAATCTCGCCTTTTCGGCGGTATGGGTCGCCGAGCAGTTGAAATATTTCGAGCAAGAAGGCGTGCGCGCCAAAGTTGTCGTCGCCGGCGGTGGCTCACAATGTCAGAGCGCCGTGGTCGGCCGCTCGGCGCAGTATTGCGCGTCGTCATCCGAAGGCTTGATCCTCGCCTACGCCGAAGGTGCACCGCTCATCGCCGTCCAAACGCACAACCGCAACATGACGCTCACCGTCGGCGTGCGCAAAGCCATCGCCGATAAGCTGAAGCTCACGCGCAAAAGCCCGCTGGCCGAGCGCATGGCAGTGGTCAATCACCTGGGCACCATCGGCACCACCGGCCCGGGCGCCGTATCGGAGCAGATCTTTCGCTTCATCGCCAACAAAGTCAAAGCCGATCCGAGCAAACTAAAGTTTGCCGCCCTCGGCGGCAACGAGCTCGTGCCAGCATTGATGAACAATGTCATCGACGGCTTCGCCCAATCGCCGCCGTCGGTGGAGATCACCGAAGCGGCCGGCAAAGGCTACGCGCTGATTCCGTTAGGGTTGGGGGAAATCCCGGAATTCACCGACTACCCGTTTGAAGTTCTAATGGCGCGGCCCGACTACGCCGAAGCCAACCGCGAGACCACCAGTGCGGTGTCACGAGCAATCTCACGCGCCGGCGCGCTCTATCACAGCAAGCCCAATGAATTTAAGGCCGCGTTGCGCGCGCATAAGTTTTCCGACAAAGCGAAATTGGAGGACGACGTCTTCAACCTCGCCTACAGCATGGTCGCCCCAGCCATGCCCAGATGGGGCAACATGACCACCGACGGCTGGAACAAAGTGATCAACTTCGCCCACGGCGCCGGCATGTTGAAAGATCGCTCGAAGATTCCTACGGCTACGGAAGGATTGCTCTGGACCAACAAGTTCGTGGGAAAAGCGCCGTGA
- a CDS encoding MBL fold metallo-hydrolase yields the protein MNPSIYFKQIEIGPMQNYVYLVGSTQTRKVAVVDAAWEIETILKIAAQDEMEITHAFVTHTHPDHVGGGFAGMEIDGAVELLEKCKAKVVVHKAEAEFIKGLSASDMIKSDNGDKINVGGIEIELMHTPGHTPGSQCFLVDGRVVSGDTMFIDACGRVDFPGGNPEQMYYSLTQKLAALPESTILFPGHNYSRLSQATIGEQKKTNPYLKFGSLKAFLAAMGVR from the coding sequence ATGAATCCTTCGATATATTTCAAGCAGATCGAAATTGGGCCGATGCAGAATTATGTTTATCTGGTCGGCTCGACGCAGACGCGCAAAGTTGCGGTGGTCGATGCGGCTTGGGAAATCGAAACGATTCTGAAGATTGCTGCACAAGATGAGATGGAAATCACCCATGCGTTTGTGACGCACACGCATCCCGATCATGTCGGCGGCGGGTTCGCCGGGATGGAGATCGATGGCGCGGTAGAGCTATTGGAAAAGTGCAAAGCCAAGGTCGTCGTTCACAAGGCCGAAGCCGAGTTCATCAAAGGCTTGTCGGCGTCGGACATGATCAAGAGCGATAATGGCGACAAGATCAACGTCGGCGGGATTGAAATTGAACTGATGCACACACCCGGCCACACGCCGGGATCACAATGTTTTCTCGTTGACGGGCGCGTCGTGTCGGGCGACACCATGTTCATCGACGCCTGCGGCCGGGTCGACTTTCCCGGCGGCAACCCGGAACAGATGTATTACAGCCTGACGCAAAAACTCGCGGCGCTGCCCGAGTCAACGATTCTCTTCCCCGGACATAATTACTCGCGGCTCAGCCAAGCTACCATCGGCGAGCAGAAGAAGACCAATCCCTATTTAAAGTTTGGCTCGTTGAAAGCTTTTCTCGCGGCGATGGGCGTGCGGTGA
- a CDS encoding rhodanese-like domain-containing protein gives MSFKDITPHQAHDLLKADTTAIYIDVRTPREFDNGHPAGAVNIPVAFPDPARGMVLNPDFVSVVAKNFPKDKKLVLGCQAGGRSARAAGLLAEAGYQDLSNMLGGFGGMRDQTGRLIAAGWEESGLPVSKDNGEGVSYASLSAKDR, from the coding sequence ATGTCTTTCAAAGATATCACGCCACATCAAGCACACGATCTCCTCAAAGCCGATACGACTGCCATTTACATCGACGTGCGCACACCGCGGGAGTTTGACAACGGCCATCCGGCCGGCGCCGTGAACATTCCCGTCGCCTTTCCCGATCCCGCGCGCGGCATGGTGTTGAATCCTGATTTTGTCAGTGTGGTTGCAAAGAATTTTCCCAAAGACAAAAAGCTGGTTCTCGGTTGCCAGGCCGGAGGGCGCTCGGCGCGGGCTGCTGGGCTGCTGGCGGAAGCGGGCTACCAGGACCTGTCGAATATGCTCGGCGGCTTTGGCGGCATGCGCGATCAAACCGGGCGACTGATTGCGGCGGGTTGGGAAGAATCGGGCTTGCCGGTGAGCAAGGATAATGGCGAGGGTGTGAGTTACGCGTCGCTTTCAGCGAAGGATCGCTGA
- a CDS encoding enoyl-ACP reductase encodes MGLLSGEKAAIFGVANDRSIAWAIAEAFHAEGAELAFTFAGEVLEKRVRPLAEGIGSKIILPCDVTKDGDVDAVFAALKQQWGGLDILVHAIAFANKEDLSNPYVQTSRAGFQLAMDVSAYSMVALTRGAAPLMEGRNGSIITLTYMGSEKVIPNYNVMGVAKAALEASVRYLAHDLGPKGIRVNAISAGPLRTLAAAGISDFKSMLHHVADKAPLKRNIDAEEVGKTALYLCSDWGSAVTGEVLHVDAGYNIMGM; translated from the coding sequence ATGGGACTTTTGTCGGGGGAAAAGGCGGCGATTTTTGGTGTGGCCAACGATCGCAGCATCGCGTGGGCGATTGCCGAGGCGTTTCATGCAGAAGGCGCTGAGTTGGCGTTTACTTTTGCCGGCGAGGTTTTGGAGAAGCGTGTTCGGCCGCTGGCCGAAGGCATCGGCTCCAAGATTATTCTGCCGTGCGACGTGACCAAAGATGGCGATGTCGATGCGGTTTTCGCCGCATTGAAGCAGCAATGGGGCGGCCTGGATATTCTGGTTCACGCCATCGCTTTTGCCAACAAGGAAGACTTGTCGAATCCTTACGTGCAAACCAGCCGCGCTGGGTTTCAATTGGCCATGGATGTGAGCGCCTACTCGATGGTCGCGCTGACGCGCGGTGCGGCGCCGTTGATGGAAGGCCGCAATGGCTCGATCATCACGCTGACCTACATGGGCTCGGAAAAAGTGATTCCCAATTACAACGTCATGGGTGTTGCCAAGGCGGCGTTGGAAGCGAGCGTGCGCTATCTCGCGCACGATCTCGGGCCCAAGGGCATTCGCGTCAACGCGATCTCCGCCGGGCCGCTGCGCACGCTGGCGGCGGCAGGGATTTCAGATTTTAAGTCAATGCTGCATCACGTCGCCGACAAAGCGCCGCTCAAGCGTAATATCGACGCAGAAGAGGTCGGCAAGACGGCGCTTTACCTGTGCAGCGACTGGGGCAGCGCGGTGACCGGCGAGGTGCTTCACGTCGACGCGGGATACAATATAATGGGGATGTAG
- a CDS encoding cob(I)yrinic acid a,c-diamide adenosyltransferase, with amino-acid sequence MAVRITKVYTRTGDKGETALVGGKRVPKDSLRIEAYGTIDELNSIVGLARVFNEEKLTDGKAHRFLDEVLRQVQDELFDLGSELATPPEFFREGMYRVGGKQVARLEKWMDQCQKDLEPLKSFILPGGGRIGAYLHQCRTVCRRAEREILRLANTEEINPDVIKYVNRLSDLFFVLSRWIAKQTGEAEYLWQRGLRIKK; translated from the coding sequence ATGGCCGTTCGCATCACCAAGGTCTACACACGCACCGGCGACAAAGGCGAAACGGCTTTAGTCGGCGGCAAGCGGGTGCCAAAGGATTCGTTGCGCATCGAAGCCTATGGTACGATTGATGAGTTAAATTCGATCGTCGGGTTGGCGCGGGTTTTTAACGAAGAAAAACTGACGGACGGCAAGGCGCATCGATTTCTCGACGAAGTCCTGCGCCAGGTCCAAGACGAATTGTTTGATTTAGGCAGCGAGCTAGCGACACCTCCGGAGTTCTTTCGTGAAGGAATGTACCGTGTCGGCGGCAAACAGGTCGCGCGCTTGGAAAAATGGATGGACCAGTGCCAGAAAGACCTCGAACCTCTGAAATCATTCATCTTGCCGGGAGGCGGACGCATCGGCGCATATCTGCACCAGTGTCGGACAGTATGCCGGCGGGCCGAGCGGGAGATCTTGCGCCTAGCCAACACGGAAGAAATCAACCCCGACGTTATCAAATACGTGAACCGTTTGAGTGATCTGTTTTTTGTGCTTTCGCGTTGGATTGCCAAGCAGACTGGCGAGGCCGAGTATCTTTGGCAGCGTGGACTGCGGATTAAGAAATAA
- a CDS encoding amino acid permease encodes MAQTELKRQIGLFSAVMLIAGDMIGTGIFISTGAIAETLPTPGGVLLVWLFGGFLALAGALTCAELAASLPYAGGDYIYIREAYGKVMGFLSGWSSFLVTFSGAIAFLSVILSGFVAFFIPVLDSKEVLFSIPLPVVPISATAGTLFSMAVVLIISGLHCLGVKQGTTAQNILTVFKIGALLGIIVFGLLLGNGNSSHFTPLFDWEKIGNPSVFGAAFIPVIFAYSGWNAVTYIAGEVEDPERNLPRALFYGVVLVIVLYLAINAVYIYAVRVTEMKGALRMSEVATTALFGYKTSALITAIITISILGALNVVTMIGPRIYYAMAKDGVFFRGLTYVHPNFGTPTKAILLQAVWSCLLILTNTWGTLFTYVSVVITLFSAFTVGSVIVLRYKMPNLKRPYRLWGYPVVPLLFVLIHLWIVWGSVTQKPKESLIGLIIVCLGIPVYLFWQSRSKASG; translated from the coding sequence ATGGCGCAAACCGAACTGAAGCGGCAGATTGGCTTGTTTTCGGCGGTGATGTTGATTGCCGGCGATATGATCGGCACGGGGATTTTTATTTCCACCGGCGCAATCGCCGAAACTTTGCCAACACCCGGCGGTGTCCTGCTCGTGTGGCTCTTTGGCGGGTTTCTCGCCCTCGCCGGCGCGCTCACGTGCGCTGAGCTGGCGGCGAGCCTGCCCTACGCTGGCGGCGACTATATCTACATTCGCGAGGCCTATGGCAAAGTCATGGGCTTTCTCTCCGGCTGGTCTTCGTTTCTTGTCACGTTCTCCGGCGCCATTGCTTTTCTCTCGGTGATTTTAAGCGGCTTCGTTGCGTTCTTTATTCCGGTGCTGGATTCGAAAGAGGTGCTGTTTTCAATTCCGCTGCCGGTGGTCCCGATCAGTGCAACCGCTGGAACGCTGTTCTCGATGGCCGTCGTCTTGATCATCTCAGGATTGCACTGTCTTGGCGTGAAACAAGGGACCACCGCGCAGAATATTCTGACGGTCTTCAAGATTGGCGCGCTTCTGGGAATCATCGTCTTCGGTTTGTTGCTCGGCAACGGTAACAGCAGCCATTTCACGCCGCTCTTCGATTGGGAGAAAATCGGCAACCCCAGCGTATTTGGCGCGGCATTCATACCGGTAATCTTCGCCTATTCCGGATGGAACGCGGTCACTTACATTGCCGGTGAGGTGGAAGATCCCGAAAGAAATCTACCACGCGCATTGTTTTACGGTGTAGTGCTGGTCATCGTGCTCTATCTGGCGATCAATGCGGTCTATATTTACGCCGTGCGGGTCACAGAGATGAAAGGCGCGCTGCGCATGTCCGAGGTCGCCACCACAGCGCTCTTTGGCTACAAAACGTCCGCTTTGATAACTGCGATTATCACAATCTCGATCTTGGGCGCGCTCAATGTCGTGACGATGATCGGGCCGCGGATTTACTACGCCATGGCCAAGGACGGTGTGTTCTTCCGCGGCCTTACCTATGTTCATCCTAATTTCGGCACGCCGACGAAAGCGATCCTGCTGCAAGCCGTGTGGAGTTGCCTGCTAATTCTCACCAACACTTGGGGCACGCTGTTTACTTACGTGAGCGTGGTGATCACGCTATTTTCCGCTTTTACGGTCGGTTCCGTGATCGTGCTGCGCTACAAGATGCCCAATCTCAAACGGCCCTACCGCCTGTGGGGCTACCCGGTCGTACCATTGCTCTTCGTGCTGATTCACTTATGGATCGTCTGGGGCTCGGTAACCCAGAAACCGAAGGAATCTCTCATCGGTTTGATTATCGTCTGTCTGGGAATCCCGGTTTATTTGTTCTGGCAAAGCCGATCAAAAGCTAGTGGATAA
- a CDS encoding methyltransferase domain-containing protein translates to MKFLFLAITTLLLPLPSSGQDAVKRDQHQMHRLHNDPKAYMKALEDPKRDEYQKPHEVLTALNIKPGEVIADIGAGTGYFTFRLAHHVGDKGKVYAIDVSPDMIKHINRRIRDTKANNVTTILAEPDDPLLPDHSVNRFFICDVWHHVDDQKKYLALMKKTLKPDGEVVMIDFHKKELPFGPPMQMKIAREDLIKQLEGNGFKLAKEHTFLPHQYFLVFTPK, encoded by the coding sequence ATGAAGTTCCTGTTCTTAGCGATCACGACGCTGCTGTTGCCGCTGCCCAGCAGCGGCCAAGATGCGGTGAAGCGCGATCAGCACCAGATGCATCGGCTGCACAACGACCCCAAGGCTTATATGAAAGCCTTGGAGGATCCGAAGCGCGACGAATACCAGAAGCCGCACGAAGTTTTGACCGCGTTGAACATCAAGCCGGGCGAAGTCATCGCCGATATCGGCGCCGGCACGGGTTATTTCACTTTCCGCCTGGCGCACCACGTCGGCGACAAGGGTAAAGTCTACGCCATCGACGTCAGCCCCGACATGATTAAACATATCAATCGGCGTATCCGCGACACCAAAGCAAACAACGTGACGACGATTCTCGCCGAACCGGACGACCCGTTGTTACCCGATCACTCGGTGAATCGCTTTTTTATTTGCGACGTCTGGCATCACGTCGATGATCAAAAGAAATATCTCGCGCTCATGAAAAAGACGCTGAAACCCGACGGTGAAGTGGTGATGATCGACTTTCACAAGAAAGAATTGCCCTTCGGCCCGCCCATGCAAATGAAAATCGCCCGCGAAGATCTGATCAAGCAATTGGAAGGCAACGGCTTCAAACTAGCCAAGGAACATACTTTCTTGCCACATCAATATTTCCTCGTGTTCACACCGAAGTAA
- a CDS encoding amidohydrolase yields the protein MARRRIIDADGHVAEDAAAIIARMPQAYRDKAKEQPFNPFPPFDHLHAGHLVDMPPGAFNRKVGPREWLAFLDEVGVEATVLYPTAGVASANIVNLDWAVDATRAYNDWLSETYVKFNSRFHGLALLPQAVLSPQAAAEELRRAVTQLGLCGAVIPSNSLHAPPLGTPTYFPIYEVANELGCCIAIHGGVHGRMGMDGLDPYAAVHAIGHPLGQMISLASIVFNGVLERYSKIEFGFLEGGVAWFLFCLERFDRSYETHVMRDLRGAYLKLRKGERVSDYIVRHVKARRIFIGCEGGEPLIAKAVEMIGSEPFMYSSDFPHEVNAQTCKHELAELTESAELSEEAKDAILYRNALVFYACGGK from the coding sequence ATGGCGAGAAGAAGAATCATCGATGCCGACGGCCATGTCGCCGAAGATGCCGCCGCGATCATTGCGCGTATGCCACAGGCGTACCGCGACAAAGCCAAGGAACAGCCTTTTAACCCGTTCCCGCCCTTCGATCATTTGCATGCCGGACATCTGGTCGACATGCCGCCCGGCGCGTTCAATCGCAAAGTCGGACCAAGAGAGTGGTTGGCATTCCTGGACGAAGTCGGCGTCGAAGCGACGGTGCTCTATCCCACCGCCGGCGTGGCCTCGGCGAATATCGTCAATCTCGATTGGGCGGTGGACGCGACGCGGGCGTACAACGATTGGCTCTCTGAGACTTACGTCAAGTTCAATTCACGCTTTCACGGCTTGGCGCTCCTGCCGCAGGCGGTTTTGAGTCCCCAAGCTGCGGCGGAGGAGCTGCGGCGCGCGGTGACACAGTTAGGATTGTGTGGCGCAGTGATTCCTTCCAACAGTTTACATGCGCCGCCGCTCGGCACGCCGACCTATTTTCCGATTTACGAAGTCGCCAACGAGTTGGGCTGCTGTATCGCCATCCACGGCGGCGTGCACGGCCGCATGGGCATGGACGGGCTCGATCCCTACGCCGCGGTGCACGCCATCGGCCATCCGCTGGGGCAGATGATTTCGCTGGCGTCGATTGTCTTCAATGGCGTGCTCGAAAGATATTCCAAGATCGAGTTCGGTTTTCTCGAAGGCGGCGTGGCGTGGTTTTTGTTTTGCCTCGAACGATTTGACCGATCCTACGAAACGCACGTCATGCGCGATCTCCGCGGCGCCTATCTAAAATTGCGAAAAGGTGAACGGGTTAGCGACTATATCGTTCGTCACGTCAAAGCGCGGCGGATTTTTATCGGCTGCGAAGGCGGCGAGCCGTTGATCGCCAAGGCCGTCGAGATGATCGGCAGCGAGCCGTTCATGTATTCGAGCGATTTTCCCCACGAGGTAAATGCGCAGACGTGCAAGCACGAGTTGGCCGAGTTGACGGAGAGCGCGGAATTGTCGGAGGAAGCCAAGGACGCGATTTTGTATCGCAACGCGTTGGTGTTTTACGCTTGCGGAGGAAAATAG
- a CDS encoding NAD(P)-dependent oxidoreductase: protein MKIMVVGSSGYIGRHVVKGMSSQGAEVVAFDVVPAPPAWQVAGVPFIQGNMTNLEEVMAAVVDHNVRRIVALGYYMTPLLQPECRDLMNAARINIVGVTNIFEAARLAKLDRVIFASTVGIFGYQDVYGPEPIDENTEPRGTKSLYGLMKLVNNGLSERYNKTCGTRIVKVHSAAVIGPGNTAFSKRMIQDPALGKPGFGNWPSAGPRNIVGVNDIAQLYAKITLAKEVKHDTYMGTGPTPTGKELAGLVKKYLPEAEITFDEKVRIPAWRFDNSRAVKEFGWQIQSVEEMVVDEINGTRTAASLPLVS from the coding sequence ATGAAAATCATGGTCGTCGGCAGCAGCGGCTACATCGGCCGTCATGTCGTAAAGGGGATGTCTTCGCAAGGCGCAGAGGTGGTTGCTTTCGATGTCGTCCCCGCACCGCCGGCATGGCAAGTCGCCGGCGTCCCGTTCATCCAGGGCAACATGACCAACTTGGAAGAGGTCATGGCCGCAGTCGTCGACCACAACGTCCGGCGCATCGTCGCACTGGGCTACTACATGACGCCGCTGCTCCAGCCGGAATGCCGCGATTTGATGAACGCCGCGCGCATCAACATCGTCGGCGTGACCAATATTTTTGAAGCGGCACGGCTCGCAAAGCTCGATCGGGTTATTTTCGCCAGCACCGTTGGTATCTTCGGCTATCAGGACGTCTACGGACCAGAGCCGATCGACGAAAACACCGAGCCGCGCGGGACCAAAAGCCTCTATGGACTGATGAAGCTCGTCAACAACGGCCTCTCCGAGCGCTACAACAAAACCTGCGGCACGAGAATCGTCAAAGTCCATTCCGCCGCCGTCATCGGCCCCGGCAACACCGCGTTCTCCAAGCGCATGATCCAAGACCCCGCCCTCGGCAAACCCGGCTTCGGCAACTGGCCATCCGCCGGTCCGCGCAACATCGTCGGCGTCAACGACATCGCCCAGCTCTACGCAAAGATAACGTTAGCGAAAGAAGTGAAGCACGACACCTACATGGGCACCGGCCCAACACCGACCGGCAAGGAGCTCGCAGGGTTAGTAAAAAAATATCTGCCGGAAGCGGAGATCACCTTTGACGAAAAAGTCCGTATTCCGGCGTGGAGATTTGATAACTCTAGAGCAGTGAAGGAGTTTGGTTGGCAGATACAATCGGTGGAGGAAATGGTTGTTGATGAGATCAACGGCACGAGAACGGCAGCCAGCTTGCCACTTGTCTCGTAA